In Deinococcus roseus, one genomic interval encodes:
- a CDS encoding S66 family peptidase — protein MFIKPLHLDSDATIATVSLSSGFVTEVLHRYEAAKRQIKQAFGWQVRETPNAFRGSEYLYRNLQARADDLHWALCNPDINGIISIIGGDDSVRLLPFLDLDLIRAHPKVFMGFSDSTITLMQFLRAGVVAFHGPAMLTDLAEHGGLHPYVQASVAETLMQTDSLHFSAAPEWTGQRVEWMDPALQEQKRQFEPSEGWGWLQGEGCVSGHTIGGCIEVLDMLNGTPGWPAPELWKGSVLCLETSEDAPPPAQVGYWLRNFGAQGILSGAKALLLARPHRYPAEWVPELYQWVKRVLREYGREDLPVVANMDFGHTSPQMVLPLGIQVEVDVSRQSIRMLEAAVL, from the coding sequence ATGTTCATTAAGCCATTACATCTTGATTCAGATGCCACCATTGCAACAGTTTCGCTGTCTTCAGGATTTGTCACCGAGGTTCTGCACCGATATGAGGCGGCAAAACGCCAGATCAAGCAGGCTTTTGGCTGGCAGGTCCGGGAAACCCCCAATGCTTTCAGGGGCTCTGAATACCTGTACCGCAACCTCCAGGCCCGGGCAGACGATTTGCACTGGGCCCTTTGCAACCCTGACATCAATGGCATCATCAGCATCATTGGCGGAGACGATTCGGTGCGACTGTTGCCTTTTCTGGATCTGGACCTGATCCGGGCACATCCCAAAGTCTTCATGGGATTTTCGGACAGCACCATCACCCTGATGCAGTTTCTGAGGGCTGGCGTGGTGGCTTTTCATGGTCCTGCCATGCTGACCGATCTGGCAGAACATGGCGGCCTGCATCCTTATGTGCAGGCTTCTGTGGCAGAAACCCTGATGCAAACAGATTCGTTGCACTTCTCTGCTGCTCCAGAATGGACCGGGCAAAGGGTGGAATGGATGGATCCTGCTCTGCAGGAACAGAAAAGGCAATTTGAGCCTTCTGAGGGCTGGGGGTGGTTGCAGGGTGAGGGGTGCGTTTCCGGGCACACCATCGGAGGGTGCATTGAGGTGCTGGACATGCTGAATGGCACTCCAGGCTGGCCTGCCCCTGAACTCTGGAAGGGGTCTGTGCTGTGTCTGGAAACCAGTGAAGATGCCCCTCCTCCGGCACAGGTGGGGTACTGGCTGCGCAATTTTGGAGCACAGGGCATTCTTTCAGGGGCAAAGGCCCTCCTGCTGGCCCGACCACACCGCTATCCTGCAGAATGGGTTCCCGAGCTGTACCAGTGGGTCAAACGGGTGCTGCGGGAGTACGGGCGGGAAGACTTGCCTGTGGTGGCCAACATGGATTTCGGGCACACCAGTCCACAGATGGTTTTGCCTCTGGGCATTCAGGTTGAGGTGGATGTTTCCAGACAGAGCATCCGCATGCTGGAAGCAGCTGTGCTGTAA
- a CDS encoding NAD(P)H-dependent oxidoreductase, translating into MNTLVILGHPNNSSYCAALAENYVKGAEAAGHTTRLLRLADLNFDLNLKMGYQRKQPLEPDLQEAQKLLLWCDHLVVVFPTWWGAPPAVLKGFLDRVLLPGFAFKYRKDSVLWDKLLAGRTARIIVTSDSPGWWMRYRHADPAIRLMKQTTLEFCGFTPVKVSRIDSIKSRKPEALQKGLLEAQKAARMDAGLQRSKLRPSRA; encoded by the coding sequence ATGAACACCCTGGTGATTCTCGGACATCCCAACAACAGCAGTTACTGTGCTGCCCTCGCTGAAAACTATGTCAAAGGCGCAGAAGCCGCCGGGCACACCACCCGTCTGCTCAGACTGGCAGACCTGAACTTTGACCTCAACCTGAAAATGGGTTACCAGCGAAAACAGCCCCTGGAACCCGACCTGCAGGAAGCCCAGAAACTGCTGTTGTGGTGTGACCATCTGGTGGTGGTTTTTCCAACCTGGTGGGGAGCGCCCCCTGCTGTGCTGAAAGGCTTTCTGGACCGGGTGCTGCTGCCAGGATTTGCCTTCAAGTACCGCAAGGATTCTGTGCTGTGGGACAAACTGCTCGCAGGCCGCACCGCCCGCATCATCGTGACCTCGGATTCCCCAGGCTGGTGGATGCGCTACCGCCATGCGGACCCCGCCATCCGCCTGATGAAACAGACCACCCTGGAATTCTGCGGTTTCACCCCTGTGAAAGTCAGCCGCATCGACAGCATCAAGTCCCGCAAACCCGAAGCCCTGCAGAAAGGCTTGCTGGAAGCACAAAAAGCCGCCCGGATGGATGCTGGGTTGCAACGCAGCAAGCTGCGTCCCTCCAGGGCTTGA